TATACTGGCATGTACCTATAACTCTGGCTTTCAAGGGGCTAAGGCAAggagatcatgagtttgagatcagcccaggctacatagcaagaccctgactcaaaatgtTTAGTTGtctaaaaaaatcattttgttgttgttgagtcaAGGTCTCATGTAACTAAGGGTGGTCCccaactcactatgcagccaaaggtgaccttgaatttctgatgccTAAAATAATCACACAGTTAAAATCGCTCTATAGCTCCCACTGTGGTGACACATGAAATCTGGTTCTGAAGAGTTCTTCCTGCTTATTGCAGGTGTTTTTTTGTTCACTTATCCCTTTTCCTATTTGGGTCaccatcttttcattttaaaattgtgaggctggacatggtggcccatgggtgctgggaattgaacccagtgctcttaactgctgagccacctctccagtcctgagatcacctttaaaaaaaagaaaaaagaaaaaggcagcaggacatggtggctcatctcTGTAACCCAAGCTCCCAGGAGTTAGATAGAATCTGAAGGATCcatgcaagtttgaggctagccaagTAACTCCAGTTCAGCCAGCGCTATTTAGCAAGGCTTTGTctcaatcaaacaacaacaaaacaaaaaccaaaaacaaccaaaaaaggaaatttaGTAGAAGTTTCAaatagtcaggcatggtggtacatgactcTAATCCcaacaggcagatctttgtgagttcaagaccattatggtctacatagtgagtttcaagacagccagagttacagagGTGAGACTGTTTCAAAGGGACAAGGTTTTTCTatcagtcctagctgtcctgaaatttgttctgtagaccaggctggtctggagctcacggagatccacctgcctctgctcccaagtgctgggattaaaggcgtgcgccaccaccaacaggcagattttttttttttttaaagaaggcagCTAGGCTGGTTCTTACAGTAACTCTTACAGAGTCACACCACCATGCATTCTGTCATACTTCCTGGAAGTGTGAAGCATGGCATGCAGCCGCTTCTGTTTGGTATGTGCATTGAGTATACATTTATAGGTCAGAGGTTAGCGTGTCTTCATCAACCACTCTCCAACTTCTTATTTTTATAAGTacataaattcttttttgtttatgtattgtatgtgtattggtgtttttcctgcatgtataccAGAAAGGGGCATCAGATACCATGAactagttatagatggttgtgatccaccatgtgggtgctgggaattgaactcaggacctctagaagatcagctagtgctcttaactgttgagccatctctccagcacccctctCCCAAGCCTGGCTTTTTAACATGacttctgggaatccaaactcatgtcttcatgcttgtatagcaagcactttgccaaagGAGTCACCTCCCAGGCCCACAGTCAGTTTCTAAGCACTGTTCCCCTCTAAAATGAAATCAGGGATAACTGGGTGCCAAGGCAGAGAAGCCGAGAGCAGCCTGTGAACCCCACAGTGAAGGGGAAGCTAGGACATAGGATGTGCTAAGACCAAAGAGAGCAGGTTGATGGGGCTCAGAAGCCAAAAAGAGGCATCTCAAATAGGAAATAATCTTTATGTCaatactttaatatttaaaataaacttgaTGGATTGCACTATGAGCAGCCTGACAATCTCCAATCGCCCATGCTTCCCCTTTCCCCTATGGAACCAGGCACCCAGGGACACCAACCTCCTCCCCATTCCTGACTTCATCCTGAGGTGGGGCACTGGATAATCCACATAGGATCTAGCCCGCAGTTCTGTAGCCCTACCCAGGACATCAAAGCAAAGCTTGAGAAACTCTCCAACAATCAATTTATTTACTTACAACAGCATTTTAAGTGCAGATATGCCCATTTTGATGAACCCTGCCCAGCACGCCCAACTCTATTAGTGTACCACAAATCCTGTACCCTCCAAGACCCAGGGAGCTCACAGGCTGTCCCCTGAGAGACTGTAGCTACTCTCAACACCTGTCATGTAGGTTGATTTCAAGGCGCCTGAGGGGGCCAGTTAGACTGTACCTTGGTCCCCACACCCAGGGCCAACAATTCCAGCCCTGACCCCCAACATCAACTTGTCATACGGAACACCGAGGGGCCCCAAAGTGCAGAACAGAAAGAAGCCAAACAGGGAGTCCAGGTAAAGTTTCCAAGTTTGCATGTAACCCTGTAGGCAGTACTGTACTGCTCAGCTTGTGAAGAAGGCTGGGACAAACACACCCCATCTGCTGTGTGCTTTCTACTTTGGCAAAAGAACAAAATCACCAGGAGTTTTAAGAACATGAGTAAACTTcaggagacagaaaaataaaacagcagccTGTACACACAGCCTTGAGGCCACCCCAGTCAGCATCATCACCTGCCTCCTGCCAGCTTCCCCACTGCAAAGGGATGTAAAAGAGCTAATGGCAGCCAAAGGGGACTGTCCCAGGTTCCCTTTGTGAGCCACCCTGGCTTTCCCTTGGAGAAGGCAGAAGGGCAGCAGCCCATGTCTAAAATGACAGAAAAGTCAGGGGAACCTCATAGTCAAGAGCGAGAAGCTCTGAAAGGCCTGGAAGGCTGTTATCGCTGGAGGCCTGGGGCCATCAGGCAGACCGCTCAGCCCAAGCAGCCCGAAGACCTTCCAGAGGCAGCTGCTGAGGAAGGGTGAGGATCTCTAGGGAGGGAACACCTGGACTTGAGATTGGTGCCAGTTCTGTTCCTGTGAGCTGGGGAAGGGAGCTGAGGGACAGCAAGCCCAGGTAGACTCAGCCAGCTGACAGTGGTAGCCAAGAGCTCAACCCTGGGAAGATGGAGGAGAGTAACCATCTTGCAAAGGCCCTGGTCAGTGTTGGCACTGGACATTTCTGGTGCACAAAAGTCCACAGGAACCTACTCAGGGCTGTCACACAACAGAATTTCCTGTCTGCAGAGATGGGGGAAAGGCTTCCAAGAGCTGCCTGGCAAAGGAGTGGCTCTGACCCTCACTGGCCACGGCAAGCAGCAGGTGTGCGTTCGTTGTGATCTGAAGGCCCCAAAGCACTGGGCTGAAGTCCACACATCTTCTGGCCAAACCCTGTCTGTCAATTCACATAGGCAGAGGACAAAACAGAGCTTGCCATCTTCCAGCTGTGGCCCACAAGTCACATGAGTCACCAACACACTTGTGCAAATTCAATACCAGGACAGAGGCCCACTGCCCAACCTAAGGCTCAGTTCTAAGGCGCCCAGCCTGACAGGTTGGAGAAGAGCCAAGGCAGCTATGAGGGGTTGGAGAAAGTTGAGCGCAGAGTGAGGCAGAAGACTCCAGTACATCACAGAACAAGGGAGGCAGCACCTGCCCAGGGCATGCTAATTTCTCAGGGCAGCCAACCTGGAAACCAACAAAAAGGATTCGGTAAGAAAGGCAAAGGGCAGAGGTAGTTGAAATACTGTGTACAAGCACTAGACATGAGCCCAGAAGTGAGGACCCACTGAGACTTAGTTTTTCAAAGTTGTCCAGAGATAATGTGTGGAAAGATGCCAGAAATAGCCACATACTGTGACATTCTTAGGAAGGGCATGGAAGTCCCTTCTACCATGAGCTGTGTGTAGACAAGCCTGAGATCACACATCTGGCACCACTTGCTGGCTATAGGGACTTCAGCATTCTGATACAAGGGGGAACTGTCCAGGCCGACAGAggtcttccctctgccttcccaacaGTCCCATCAAGTCCAATGGGTCTTTGCATGGCTGGGTTCCAGCCCACAAAGTCCTTGGGGTCCCCAACCTGCCCTCAAGACAGGATACTAGAGCAAGTATTATGACATTCACTCAGGCAAGTCCTACCTCCGAGACAGCTGGTCCTCCTGGCTGCGCACAGAGCTTTCGCCCACGGCAGAAGCGCCCTCTGGAAGCTGACTGAGCTGGTCTAAGACCTCCAAGCCATTTTCCTCAGCAATCTGTACAATGAGGCTGTCTACCTGCTCCTGAGGTGTGGTCAGCGTGGTGGCAGAGCTCACAGAATCCTCCATTACCTGAGGAAAGGTTCATTCTGGGCAGTATGGCCATGGCACCATGAAGCATACCACAATTGTTTTGCTGTAGATATGTGTGGTGTAAACATGCATACGTACATGTgctcatgtgaaggtcagagactAACATCAAGTGTCTTCTTGATACCACTTTCAAaaagtctctcactaaacctagtGTTTACCATTTCAGCCAGGTTGGCTGGTCAGCAAAGCCCTGGGGTTCATCTGTCTTTGGCCCCAGCACTAAAACCCCCACATACCCAGCTTTTACGTGGGTGTCAAGAacccaaactcatgtcctcaggcttgcactCAGGCAAAGCCTACCTGAAGAATCACTTCACCCACTGCGCCATCTCCCTAACTCGGACTGTGGGTCTTGCTTACTCTCCCACACTTTCTTTTCACTAGGAAAGTTTCTCCCTAAGGAAACTTTTCCTGGCTCCCTTGGCCCTTCCTGTCCCACATTCAGGCAGTCCCACCTCTGTGTCCACCTGGTTGAGGGACCTTTCTGTACATCTGtgtgcttgtctagcatatgGGCTTCCCCAGAAAGGGCTGGTGTcccatccccttccttctccaagtCCTTCCTGCCTAGCTCAGTCCAGCCACCCTGAGCACTGTCCAGCCATACTGCAATGGCCACCTACCGATGTGTGCACATCCAGGTTCTGCACCTGCTGCTCAAACCTATCCATCACTGCAGACACCTTCTGAAGATCCATGGCACTCAGCGCTTTGTCCAGAGCCTTGGTCACCTGTGCCATGTTCTTGGTCACCTGGGATAAAAAGGATTAGGGACAAGAGCAGAGTTAAAAATAGTCAAgagcgccgggcgttggtggcacatgcctttaatcccagcacttaggaggcagaggcaggcggatctctgtgagttcgaggccagcctggtctccagagtgactgccaggataggctccaaagctacacagagaaaccctgtctcgaaaaaaaaaaaaaaaaaaaaaaaaaaaaaaaaaaaaaaaagtcaagagcTGCCAACCAGAGACAAGTTGTCAGAACTCTGATGGGAACCCAGGGACTCAGCACAGTCATTTGAATGCAGTTGGTGACACAGTGGAGTTCTCTCCACTTTGAAGGGAAACTCCACTGTGAAACCAAAAGGTACATGTAACTTCCAGTCGATTGAGGATGATGCTATGGGATCCAGACTTTCCTGAGGCCTTCCTGTGTCCAGTACTCTTTGATGCTTTGGTTCCTTGCTGGTCCAAGCTTCCCTCTACTCACTATACCCTAAAACGTATGCTGGCCACATGGCACCATGGTCTCGCACTTACCCCCTTCATGGTCACAGCTGTTTGCACCTTGGAGGCTACTGCATCCACACGGGATGCCATCCGGAGCCAGTTTACACCTTCATTCTTCTTGCGGATGGCATTTTCAGCATACACACGGGCACATTCCACATTTTTCTGCTGAAGGGCCTAAGATACATAGGTAAATGTTGATGGAGAAATGTTTGCAGGCAAGTTTGTGTATCTCTCCAAGGTATGGTTTACCACTGGGAAGGGTAGGAGGCTTTCAGTTTTCCCCAGGTACAATCCTCAGACATGTGTGAGCTTTGTAAAAACACAGTGTCATTACCAATAGCCACAGCCTTGGAACTACTCTGCCTTGAAGCAACACTAAATAGGTGCACAAGATTGAGCTGAAGGACCACTGAGGCCAGTCATGCTACTTCCACCTTCTGCTCTGTCTATCTTTAGGCAGAGGATCCTTTCCTGCAAAAACCCCAGCAAGCTTCCACCTCTGCCCAGATCCTGATACTCTAGGCGGCAGCCCCATAAGAAAGTCAGTTGAAAATGATGACACTGGAGCAGGGACAGCTAGAAGGTCACTCCTTGCCAACTGACAATGTTGGAGGAATAAGGAAGGAGTGAAGGCCATGCAACTGTTCTGTTCTGGACACCACTgtgggcagggagggaaggaggaggactaCTGCCCTTCCCTCATGCTCGCCCGTCTCAGGTATAAAAGCAAATGCGTCAATACTCTGAAATCAATGAGGTTAAATCACAATGTAGGAAGTGTCTTGCACAAAAAGAAGACGTTACAGCAACACAGAGGGaaacaaagctgggtgtggtggttcccACTGTAATCCCACCAACCGTGAGGCTCAAGTAGGGTCATctcaagtttgaggttagcctgggccacacaatgagttccaggtcaaccttgTCTGCAGTACTCAATctcaaaaataacataaatgaagtaaaataaaataaagggaatgggggggggggaggaagaattCAAACCAGAGACGTTACATACCTTCTTTACTTTGGCCTGCTCAGCCTTGGAGTCCTTCTCTGCCTTCTTCGCTAGTTTCTCTAGCTGCTTTGCTGTGAACTGAGTAGAAACCGTAAACACTCTTGAGACACACAGGTGGAGCCCACCCTCTAGAGGTACCTAGAGGCCCACCCTATTTCCTgtacctcctgcctctgcatatCCTTCACCCAACCCTGTGACAAGGCACAAAGCCTCAAAATATAAGTCCTGATACTACTGTGTGAAAACTGCAACAGCATCAGTTGCAATTCATCATTTCTGAGGCCCTGTGTGCAAGGCGGTTTCCTAAAATGCCCATCACCTCAAACAACACTCCAACCCATATCCTCCTCTAGAGTGGAAGGCCGACAAAGCAACTCTCACCAACTCTGCTCCTGCTTATGAAAGACTTAGAACTCACAGGAAAGACACACAATAGTACTCAAGCAGTGACCCTTGAGTGCTATCTGTAGAGAATCCTGCAGATACAGCTTCCTCACTTCTTTGCCCATGTGCCACCACCCGATAGCCTCAGTGTGACACAGACTATGTCACAGCCATGTTCAGCAGCTTGTAACCTCACTCCTGCCCAGACCCTTGGAGTCagggagaaagaaacaagatCAAGTTAACTCCGATTGTTACTTGTAAGGCATTAAAAGTGGCAGAAACATGCCAAGCTTTGATAGGTACAAGTATCTCCCCAGGAGGAGGCACATTCCGTTGCCCATAAGATTCTCCAAGTGTGTTTACATTTCAGCCAGTGGTTTTAAATGCTCAATAAAACATCAAGGcatgtgcctataaccccagttgTGTTTCTTAGAGATAATACACTCAGTCTTCACAGACAAGTCTGAGTGATCTATTTCTACTTagccaaaaacaaagaataagccTGTCTTTGGTCAGCAGTCTGAGCCCTGTGTGGCAGTCATTCAACTACGATAATTTGCCCATGACTTTGGGTGTCTGGGTTCCAAGCGCCACTGTAATTCTTGCCCTTATTTGCTAGTTGCCAGGACAGGACTGGGGAATGGTGGGTGGTTTTGCACAAACCTTCAACTGGAACAGGGTATCtgcaaagaaagaggaaacagcttaaaaaattttttttttttttaaatgtaacaagTAGCACATCTATCAAGCAGGCAGATGCTAGGAGCTGGCCCACAGGAGACAGACATGGATGGGATTTGCCTGGGGCATTTGGGAGGCCCAACAATGGTGTTAGAAGATAGATCCACGTTAGACAAGGGATCCAAATCACAAAGACCCTTGCTAAACTTGTTAGTCAGGAACACAAGAATTGTACCAGTTGCTGGGGGGGAGggtgggtggcacatgcctttagtaccatcactcgggaggcagaggcaggcggatctctgtgagtctgagaccagcctggtctataagagctagttccaggacagcctccaaagccatagagaaaccctatctcaaaaaaataaaataaataaataaataaataaataaataaaatagaatggtACCAGTCAATCTCAAAGGGTAAAGCATGCAGTTCTTGGCCATGGCCAGAATGGAGATGGTGGTTTACAATCCATTCAACTTTACAAAACACACATGGGATTCTTTGCCTTTAGTACTTAACTTAATCTTTAGTACTTAACAGTTTTTTAAATGCCTttattggttcttttttttttaaaaaaaaaaaaaaaaaacctttattttatgtgcactggtgtgaaggtgacaggtctcctggaactggagttacagacagttgtgaactgccatgtggctgctgggacttgaacttgggtcctctggaaggacagccagtgatcttaaccactgagccatctctccagccccaaacgtTGGTTTTGCATATCCTTTCCTTTACCCTGCCAGAGGTGAGTAGATACAACTGGAAGATGGCAAGCCTTGGTTAAAAGAGTTTCCTACTCCATGGCAGACACCATTTCTAAGCCATAGCATCAGGCCCAGTGCACTGTCCCTACCTGTACTAAGCCAAGGAaggaatttaaatgtattttaaaaacaaatgattgcTAACTAAACCTGCTATTCATTCACAAACTTGAGACAGGTAAACacaatttcatgtttatttgtttttgatgtttccagacaggatttcacCTGTTTTAAAAACTCCCTAGGTAGCTAAGGATGGGGACACTGTGACCTCCTGATCCTTCTCTCCCAACTGCTATGAGCTGGCATTGCAGCTGTGAGCCACACATCAGGCAACTGGCTCTGTCTTTAAAGCTGCAGAGTGCTGTGCTATTTGATTCCTGAAAAGGCTCACCCTACCAGTCCAGAATGAGGCACTGATGCTCTGCAAATGCAGAACAAGGCCCAGCAGAGGCCTGCTGAGGTACAGGGAACTCTGTGCGCCTACCCATCTACCACCACTCAGTGCAGGCACTAGTTATGGCCAGAGCTACCACAGCTGACTCCCAGGTGTGGCACAGTCATCTCACTAGCTTCAGGACACTGGCCGAATCTCTCCCTTCTCAACCTGCTTTTTCCTGTAGACTCTAGCGGGACTGGACTCTGAGAAATAAAAAGCTGGAGAAACCTGATGTGAGCTTCAGTAAAGTTCCCTCACACGAGCAGAGTAAACTGTGATACAAAAATTCTTTATTGTCGAGACACTGGGGTGCTACATCTGTCCAAGGAACGCAGGATAGGATTGTTATGTATTTCCTCCATGACAATGACACAGCTTTCTACATTTctgaaaacagtttttaaaaactccATTACAGCTgtgcataccttcaatcccagcactggggaagcagaaataggcaaatatctgagttcaaggccagtctggtatatgTAGTAATTTCCAGgcaagccaaggctacagagggagaccctgtctcatacaaACGAAAACTCTATTACAGCAGCCCATAAGACCTGCACTGTCCACTCATGAGTTCTCTGAGAGTCTAGAGATCCGAACGCTGGCAGGCGGAAGTGAGTCCTATCACTAGGGGTGGCTCTCTCCCAATGTATTATAAGGGTAAGGGAGATAGAACATGTGGCTCTAAGGAGGGAACCCACACCCTATTACTTGGCACTTTAAGTCCTTTGTATCTGAATCATTCCTACTTCTCTGGGTGCTATTCAAGGGTGCAACTACCACCTTTTCTGGTGCCTTCTGACAACATCCCAGGGTccccaaggaagaaaaaaaacaaaacagggagggTGGCTAGAAGGGCCTGGATCTGAGGTCATCTGAACAGAATTCAGGGGCTCGGTGCTGGGTTTGGGGTCCatgcctggggagatctgggtaaGGAACAAGACCCTGGGGTAGGTTCTGGCTGGGGTCTGGAGTCAAGAACCGGGAGGTAGTTCCTGGTGGACTGTGGGATCGAAGCCCAGGAGAGGGTTTCAGCTAAGATGGAAAGGTTCAGGAACCGGGACCGGTTCTGGTCGGTACGTGTGGTGCAGGCACGAGGGCCGGTCCTAGCCGGTGTCTGGAGCTGAGCTAAGAGGCGGGTCCTGGTCGGGATGAAGGGTCGAGACAAGTGGGTTCAAGGCCCAGGGGCGGGGTCTGGGCCTCAGACCCGGGACAGGTCCGGCTGGGTTAAGGGGCTGAGGCCAGAGTGTCCGCAGATTCCCGCTCCGAACCCAAAGTAGGTGACGGCCCCTTACCGTCCATGGCCAATCGAGTAGTGCACCCCTCGGGGCGGCGAAGGGGACGAGATCTTACGGACCAGCTGTGCCCGGGAGGACTTCCGGGGTCGCTAATGTTTCCGGTCGCGCGGCTTACTCTCGCGAGAAGGCGGAGCTGGGCCTTGGGTGGGGCTTCGGTACGTCTCGCGCGGCACGCGGTTGCCATGGCAATGAGCTCCCAAAGCGGGGTGTTGGTTTTGTGAGTCGCTAGGGTTACTGGGCCCCCAAGGCCGCCCGGCTGGAGCG
The DNA window shown above is from Cricetulus griseus strain 17A/GY chromosome 3, alternate assembly CriGri-PICRH-1.0, whole genome shotgun sequence and carries:
- the Chmp1a gene encoding charged multivesicular body protein 1a, whose protein sequence is MATACRARRTEAPPKAQLRLLARVSRATGNISDPGSPPGHSWSVRSRPLRRPEGCTTRLAMDDTLFQLKFTAKQLEKLAKKAEKDSKAEQAKVKKALQQKNVECARVYAENAIRKKNEGVNWLRMASRVDAVASKVQTAVTMKGVTKNMAQVTKALDKALSAMDLQKVSAVMDRFEQQVQNLDVHTSVMEDSVSSATTLTTPQEQVDSLIVQIAEENGLEVLDQLSQLPEGASAVGESSVRSQEDQLSRRLAALRN